The Aggregatilinea lenta genome includes a region encoding these proteins:
- a CDS encoding DUF2085 domain-containing protein: MDATTQPGLRPLTMTRSILRHWLVIFLVVYGMFNALPFVAPMFMKLGWAEAGNAIYTVYSFFCHQMAQRSFFLFGKHVMYRPDQLPITLTGSTGTDTLLLRDFRGSDLLGWKVAWSDRMISLYGGVWLAALVYWGVARLRTIKPLSIWVFGLMLLPIVLDGSTHMISDTTVGLLTGFRYDNAWLAALTGHVLPKSFYGGDALGSFNSSMRLITGLLAAVGTVWFTFPLIDQLARGTVHDIDVKLARIADKQRRRSGQLEDAHEHFHTSHPTRPN; encoded by the coding sequence ATGGACGCCACAACTCAACCCGGTCTGCGCCCACTGACCATGACCCGCTCCATTCTGCGGCACTGGCTGGTCATCTTCCTCGTCGTGTACGGCATGTTCAACGCCCTGCCGTTCGTTGCCCCAATGTTCATGAAGCTTGGTTGGGCCGAGGCCGGAAATGCGATCTACACCGTCTATTCTTTCTTCTGTCACCAGATGGCCCAGCGGTCGTTCTTTTTGTTTGGCAAGCATGTCATGTACCGCCCTGACCAACTGCCGATAACACTCACCGGCAGCACGGGCACCGACACGCTGCTCCTGCGAGACTTCCGGGGAAGCGATCTGCTTGGTTGGAAGGTCGCCTGGTCGGATCGAATGATTTCCCTCTACGGCGGGGTGTGGCTGGCCGCGCTGGTGTATTGGGGTGTGGCACGCCTGCGAACCATAAAACCGCTTTCGATCTGGGTCTTCGGGCTGATGCTGCTGCCCATCGTGCTCGACGGGAGCACGCACATGATCAGTGACACCACTGTCGGCCTGCTAACTGGATTTCGTTACGACAATGCCTGGTTGGCGGCCTTGACGGGTCACGTCCTGCCAAAGAGTTTCTATGGCGGCGATGCGTTAGGGTCGTTCAATTCGTCGATGCGCCTGATCACCGGGCTGTTGGCGGCGGTGGGTACTGTATGGTTCACGTTTCCGTTGATCGACCAGTTGGCGCGAGGCACCGTGCATGACATCGACGTCAAACTCGCACGCATTGCTGACAAGCAGCGCCGCCGGTCCGGCCAGCTTGAAGATGCCCACGAACACTTCCACACGTCGCATCCCACACGCCCAAATTAG
- a CDS encoding sensor histidine kinase, whose translation MKLRLTSLPLQLLVFVVLPLLILLVIVAFGGVALHQAEMRDMLVDHNRQAVSGAAGALSGQLVQRQHILASFASEVVSRNPQDVLDTARWIPVLFDGGAAVFEDGRLVAASSSQTGWQALADQVMEPTGPALVPLVRDGQNTTRVMFVSPAQNIRVAGVVSLGMLTSTDVLESLHTSGSIHLYVLSSEGRILYHSDPSQVGRYAEDVASQVADTTTTTAFERKDSEGRDVIATSAPVPAAGWVLVQEERWQETLSPLMRYSQAAPLALVPGLLIAIGAVWLGIQRIVYPLRRLEAQATELAWGDFAAIERSVGGIAEIRHLQGTLQHMTKRVQAAQASMHNYIGAITQAQEDERRRLARELHDQTAQALVALDHREQMLKPYLKGDPAASDLLSEIRAMIVEIIDDLRRIVRALRPIYLEELGLAPALQMLARDLGLVEKMDVHFEKSGSPQRLLPEHEIAMYRIAQEALNNAWQHSEASQIWLTVQFASDQVTITVRDDGKGFTAPRYTAELDASGQRHFGIMGMYERAALIGAHLQVKSEPGDGTTITVRAPIETPPDDKGP comes from the coding sequence ATGAAACTCCGTCTGACTAGCCTACCGCTGCAACTGCTCGTTTTTGTCGTGCTGCCGCTGCTGATCCTGCTGGTGATCGTGGCATTCGGTGGTGTGGCCCTGCACCAAGCCGAAATGCGCGACATGCTGGTCGATCACAACCGGCAGGCGGTCTCCGGCGCAGCCGGTGCCCTTTCCGGCCAGCTCGTTCAGCGCCAACATATCCTGGCCTCGTTTGCATCAGAGGTGGTCAGTCGCAACCCGCAAGACGTGCTGGACACCGCCCGGTGGATTCCGGTCTTATTTGACGGCGGCGCAGCAGTCTTTGAGGATGGGCGGCTAGTAGCTGCCTCGTCATCCCAAACCGGCTGGCAGGCACTGGCGGATCAGGTCATGGAGCCAACCGGGCCAGCCCTGGTGCCGCTCGTCCGGGATGGGCAGAATACGACGCGCGTGATGTTCGTCAGTCCGGCGCAAAATATCCGGGTGGCTGGTGTGGTATCACTGGGTATGTTGACCTCAACGGATGTGCTGGAAAGCCTGCATACGTCGGGCAGTATTCACCTGTACGTGCTCAGTTCCGAGGGACGGATTCTGTATCACAGCGACCCGTCGCAAGTTGGCAGGTATGCCGAAGATGTCGCATCCCAAGTCGCGGATACCACCACGACCACAGCGTTTGAACGTAAGGACTCTGAAGGCCGGGATGTCATTGCAACGTCTGCGCCCGTTCCGGCGGCAGGCTGGGTGCTGGTACAGGAGGAACGCTGGCAGGAAACCCTCAGTCCGCTGATGCGCTACTCGCAAGCTGCACCACTGGCGCTGGTGCCGGGGTTGTTGATCGCCATTGGAGCGGTCTGGCTGGGCATTCAACGTATCGTCTACCCGCTGCGTCGTCTGGAGGCGCAAGCCACCGAACTGGCCTGGGGTGACTTCGCCGCGATTGAACGATCCGTGGGCGGGATTGCCGAAATCCGTCACCTGCAAGGCACCCTTCAGCACATGACCAAACGGGTTCAGGCAGCACAAGCCAGTATGCATAACTATATCGGCGCGATCACGCAAGCGCAGGAAGACGAGCGGCGGCGGCTGGCGCGCGAGCTGCACGACCAGACCGCGCAGGCGCTTGTCGCGCTGGATCATCGCGAACAAATGCTCAAGCCGTATCTGAAGGGTGATCCGGCGGCGAGCGATTTACTCTCGGAAATCCGGGCCATGATCGTTGAGATTATCGACGACCTGCGACGCATCGTGCGAGCGCTGCGCCCGATCTACCTGGAGGAACTCGGCCTCGCCCCTGCCTTGCAGATGCTGGCGCGTGATCTGGGGCTGGTCGAGAAAATGGACGTGCACTTCGAGAAATCAGGCTCGCCGCAGCGCCTGCTCCCTGAGCACGAAATAGCCATGTATCGCATCGCCCAGGAAGCGCTCAACAATGCCTGGCAGCATAGTGAAGCATCTCAAATCTGGCTGACCGTTCAGTTCGCGTCAGATCAGGTCACGATCACGGTACGCGATGATGGCAAAGGCTTCACTGCGCCGCGTTACACCGCTGAGCTGGACGCATCCGGGCAGCGGCATTTCGGCATCATGGGCATGTACGAGCGCGCGGCCCTGATTGGCGCTCACCTGCAGGTCAAGTCGGAACCCGGCGATGGCACAACCATCACCGTCAGGGCGCCAATTGAAACACCGCCGGACGATAAGGGACCGTAA
- a CDS encoding response regulator, producing the protein MTTNESIRVVLADDHQVVRHGIQQFLASAGMDVVAEAGDGAQALRLIEQHQPDVAVLDIQMPEASGIEVARRVRAHGWPVGLLILTAFDDDPFIVAALEAGVNGFVLKTADMEEIIAAVRAVNEGKSVLDPQILPKLMHAVTASHRPATLYEPLTDRELEVLRAAARGLTNKAIGLLLDISDRTVQGHLRRIFEKLNVANRTEAVVKASQLELLALPGSHETPSD; encoded by the coding sequence ATGACGACAAACGAATCGATTCGTGTGGTGCTGGCCGACGATCATCAGGTGGTGCGGCACGGCATCCAGCAGTTTCTGGCCAGCGCGGGCATGGATGTCGTGGCCGAAGCCGGAGATGGCGCACAGGCGCTGCGGCTGATCGAGCAGCATCAACCCGATGTGGCCGTGCTCGATATTCAGATGCCCGAAGCAAGCGGGATCGAGGTCGCGCGGCGGGTGCGCGCTCACGGCTGGCCGGTGGGCCTGCTGATCCTGACCGCCTTCGATGACGATCCGTTCATCGTGGCTGCGCTCGAAGCAGGCGTGAATGGGTTTGTGCTCAAGACGGCGGACATGGAAGAGATCATCGCGGCGGTGCGGGCAGTTAATGAGGGCAAGTCGGTGCTGGACCCTCAAATACTGCCCAAACTGATGCACGCGGTCACGGCGTCACACCGGCCCGCCACCCTCTACGAGCCACTGACCGACCGTGAGCTGGAGGTCCTGCGGGCGGCAGCGCGCGGGTTGACCAACAAAGCCATCGGCTTGCTGCTGGACATCAGCGACCGCACGGTGCAGGGTCACCTGCGCCGCATCTTCGAGAAGCTCAACGTCGCTAACCGCACCGAAGCGGTCGTCAAAGCCTCCCAGCTCGAATTGCTTGCGTTGCCCGGTTCCCATGAAACTCCGTCTGACTAG
- a CDS encoding response regulator transcription factor, whose translation MTSILIIDDEENIRNLVDAYLKAEGYTINAATDGPQGLALFRRHRPDLVILDIMLPGMDGLEVLQHIRRESDAYVMMLTAKSEEADRVIGLTVGADDYLTKPFSPRELVARVKAILRRGRSPAADDEPALRFKRLQIDGQRYEVWRDGEMIEDLTTLEFKLLKTLATYPGMVLSREQLLEQVWGYDFYGEARVVDVHIGHIRQKIEYDPANPQFITTVRGVGYKFEAEPV comes from the coding sequence ATGACCTCAATCCTGATCATCGACGACGAAGAGAACATTCGCAATCTGGTGGACGCCTATCTGAAAGCCGAAGGCTACACGATTAACGCGGCGACAGATGGCCCGCAGGGGCTGGCACTGTTCCGGCGTCACCGTCCCGATCTGGTGATCCTGGACATCATGCTGCCGGGGATGGATGGGCTGGAAGTGTTGCAGCATATCCGGCGCGAGTCTGACGCGTACGTGATGATGCTTACCGCAAAATCCGAAGAGGCCGATCGCGTGATCGGCCTGACGGTTGGCGCGGATGATTACCTGACGAAACCCTTCAGCCCGCGCGAATTGGTGGCACGGGTCAAGGCAATTCTACGGCGCGGGCGCAGCCCCGCAGCCGACGATGAACCGGCGCTGCGTTTCAAACGCCTGCAGATTGATGGACAGCGCTATGAGGTCTGGCGTGACGGGGAGATGATCGAGGATCTGACGACGCTGGAGTTCAAGCTGCTGAAGACTCTAGCAACCTATCCGGGCATGGTGCTCAGCCGCGAACAACTCCTCGAACAGGTATGGGGTTACGATTTTTACGGTGAGGCGCGCGTGGTGGACGTGCATATCGGCCACATCCGGCAGAAAATCGAGTACGATCCAGCAAATCCGCAGTTCATCACCACTGTGCGTGGGGTAGGTTACAAATTCGAAGCTGAGCCGGTATAG
- a CDS encoding sensor histidine kinase, whose translation MSLGWKFFLTYVAVAAIALLVMSISTAFVAPETFSDHMQYMQGSGMMMGQGARGQQIEVLDDELDASFREAVNSALLRAGIAAILAAGVVSWIVTQRIMRPLRTIADASQKIAEGHYEQRITHTSRDELGEMVDSFNRMAASLAGTESMRQQLIGDVSHELKTPLASIKGYMEGLQDGVIPATPETYQLVHREADRLQRLVRDLQELSRAEASAVPLTMRPCPPAGLVNTVTARLQPQFAEKDVTLTVDLSANLPPVRADEDRIEQVLTNLLGNALQYTPEHGAVTVSARMAADAVEFAVHDTGIGLEPDDLTHIFQRFYRVDKSRSRASGGSGIGLTIARHIVEAHEGAIWAESPGLEQGSTFYFTLPTT comes from the coding sequence ATGAGCCTGGGCTGGAAGTTTTTTCTTACCTACGTAGCGGTGGCGGCAATTGCGCTGCTGGTTATGTCCATTTCGACGGCTTTTGTCGCGCCTGAAACCTTTTCCGATCACATGCAGTACATGCAGGGCAGCGGCATGATGATGGGCCAGGGTGCACGCGGCCAGCAGATCGAAGTGCTGGACGACGAACTGGATGCCAGCTTCCGCGAGGCCGTCAATAGTGCCCTGCTGCGCGCCGGGATCGCCGCGATCCTGGCCGCTGGCGTCGTGAGCTGGATCGTCACGCAGCGGATTATGCGCCCGCTGCGTACCATTGCCGACGCGAGCCAGAAGATCGCTGAGGGACACTACGAACAACGCATTACCCACACCAGCCGAGATGAACTGGGCGAGATGGTTGACAGTTTTAACCGGATGGCAGCGTCACTGGCCGGGACCGAATCCATGCGCCAGCAGTTGATCGGGGATGTGAGTCACGAGTTAAAAACCCCCCTCGCCAGTATCAAAGGGTATATGGAAGGCTTGCAGGATGGCGTAATCCCTGCCACGCCGGAAACGTACCAGCTTGTCCATCGCGAGGCGGATCGTTTGCAGCGGCTGGTGCGCGATTTGCAGGAACTTTCGCGAGCTGAGGCGAGTGCCGTGCCGCTCACGATGCGTCCCTGTCCGCCCGCTGGACTGGTAAACACCGTCACCGCCCGTTTGCAGCCGCAGTTTGCGGAAAAGGACGTCACGCTGACCGTCGATCTGTCTGCTAATCTCCCGCCGGTGCGTGCTGATGAGGATCGGATTGAGCAAGTACTGACTAATCTGCTAGGGAACGCGCTGCAATACACGCCTGAACACGGCGCGGTCACCGTCTCAGCGCGGATGGCTGCCGATGCCGTGGAGTTCGCGGTACACGACACCGGCATCGGTCTGGAGCCAGACGATCTCACGCACATTTTCCAGCGTTTCTATCGGGTCGATAAGTCGCGGTCGCGGGCTAGCGGCGGCAGCGGGATCGGCCTGACCATCGCACGCCACATCGTCGAGGCGCACGAGGGAGCCATCTGGGCCGAAAGCCCTGGCCTCGAACAAGGCAGCACTTTCTACTTCACCCTGCCAACCACCTGA
- a CDS encoding integrase core domain-containing protein has protein sequence MIPTPVRAPNTNAFRERWIRSAREECLDKLLISNQTHLRCVMRDYLTFFTTARPHQGLEQHFLAPRASGQSHRAVLCCPVLGGIIHDSRRCVGGKRVNLRGF, from the coding sequence GTGATCCCAACCCCTGTGCGCGCCCCGAATACCAACGCATTTAGGGAACGCTGGATTCGATCAGCGCGGGAAGAATGTCTGGACAAGCTGCTGATCAGCAACCAAACACATTTGAGATGCGTGATGCGTGATTACCTCACGTTCTTCACCACGGCTCGTCCACATCAAGGCCTCGAGCAACACTTTCTGGCCCCTAGAGCGAGTGGTCAAAGCCACAGGGCTGTGCTGTGTTGCCCTGTTCTCGGTGGCATCATCCATGACTCGCGACGCTGCGTAGGGGGAAAACGGGTGAATTTACGAGGTTTTTGA
- a CDS encoding ABC transporter permease: MVNWRMWLRWSWRDLRERWLQVVAIALIIALGTGVFAGLGGQETWRTDSLDLSYDRLQMHDIRISLADGSFVPREELLAALSNVPGIAALNTRLITPTLVNASNDGDTVLVSGQIVGVDVSGAGPQVDRVFVGSDNGRTLQPEDAGQLVAIVEQNFASHYALRPGDPLRVSGDIALDFVGTGTSPEYFLVVDENGLFFTEASLAVLFVPLETAQDLAGREGRVNDVALRLVDGTERETVRAALEAALAIRFPDIGVTYTYPEDNVGRKQLYLDAEGDQEVWNLIALLFLTGAALGAFNLAGRIVAAQRRQIGIGMALGVPRRWLAFRPLLIGLQVAMLGTLFGLAIGPVLNIAFVSVLKSVAPLPYYDISFYLPAYGVATVFGVTLPLLATLFPVWRAVRVQPVDAIRTGNLVAKGGGLNVDLSVLPLPGKSFTLLPFRNLLRAPWRSLLTVLGISMAVILLTAFAGFLDSFVSTIDHMEDALLYERDDRLIATLDFFYTPDSDIVTAISSISDASDQPLVVQTEAALILTGTLRGGGEEIDTSLELHDMSRAIWRPNLIEGAYSTNVPGIILSEKAAKDLGVSVGDTVTLEHPQRQGLLAFRLVESSLLVMGIHDNPVRALSYMDLSSAGLMGLDGVTNLLVLQPAAGVASDDIKFALLAQPGVASVMRIADITDAVDDALQIFVQILAVVQIVVLVMAFLIAFNSTSINVDERVREIATMFAFGLPVRTVTRMQMVENLIIGVVGTLLGVVLGWVTLNALLVARVEDQLSDFKFVVTLSPTTLAVSLILGIVVVTLTPLLSIRHMRRMDIPSTLRVME, encoded by the coding sequence ATGGTCAACTGGCGGATGTGGCTGCGCTGGTCGTGGCGCGACTTACGCGAGCGTTGGCTGCAAGTAGTAGCCATTGCGCTGATTATCGCCCTAGGGACGGGGGTTTTTGCAGGATTGGGGGGCCAGGAAACCTGGCGTACTGATTCGCTAGACCTCAGCTATGACCGGTTGCAGATGCACGACATTCGTATCAGCCTGGCGGATGGCAGCTTTGTCCCACGCGAAGAACTGTTGGCTGCGTTATCGAACGTGCCGGGCATCGCGGCGCTCAACACACGGCTGATCACTCCCACCCTGGTCAACGCCTCGAACGACGGCGATACCGTCCTGGTATCGGGCCAGATCGTCGGCGTAGACGTGAGTGGTGCTGGCCCACAGGTGGACCGCGTCTTCGTCGGATCGGATAATGGCCGCACACTCCAGCCAGAGGATGCAGGCCAGTTGGTCGCCATCGTGGAGCAGAACTTTGCCAGCCACTACGCTCTGCGTCCTGGCGACCCTTTGCGCGTGAGCGGTGATATTGCGCTCGACTTCGTGGGTACGGGTACCTCGCCGGAATACTTCCTGGTGGTCGATGAGAACGGCCTGTTTTTTACCGAGGCGAGCCTGGCGGTGCTGTTCGTGCCGCTGGAAACTGCGCAGGATCTGGCCGGGCGCGAGGGCCGCGTCAATGACGTCGCGCTGCGCCTGGTTGACGGCACGGAACGTGAGACCGTGCGCGCAGCGCTTGAAGCGGCACTTGCCATTCGCTTCCCGGACATTGGCGTGACCTACACCTATCCTGAAGACAACGTGGGGCGCAAGCAGCTTTACCTCGATGCTGAAGGCGACCAGGAAGTCTGGAACCTTATCGCGCTGCTGTTTCTGACAGGCGCGGCGTTGGGCGCATTCAATCTTGCGGGACGCATCGTGGCCGCGCAGCGACGTCAGATTGGCATCGGCATGGCGCTCGGCGTGCCGCGCCGCTGGCTTGCGTTCCGGCCCTTGCTGATCGGTTTGCAAGTCGCGATGCTCGGAACTTTGTTCGGGTTGGCAATTGGGCCAGTGTTGAACATAGCGTTCGTCAGCGTGTTGAAGTCGGTCGCGCCGCTGCCCTATTACGACATCTCGTTCTACTTGCCTGCCTACGGGGTAGCGACAGTGTTCGGCGTGACGCTGCCGCTGCTGGCGACGTTGTTCCCGGTCTGGCGTGCGGTGCGCGTCCAGCCGGTGGATGCCATCCGGACCGGTAACCTGGTTGCGAAGGGCGGGGGCCTTAACGTGGACTTGAGCGTGCTGCCGCTGCCGGGTAAGAGCTTCACGCTCCTGCCGTTTCGCAATCTGTTGCGTGCGCCATGGCGCTCTCTGCTAACCGTGCTTGGCATCTCGATGGCCGTGATCCTGCTGACCGCTTTTGCCGGATTCCTGGATTCGTTCGTGTCGACCATCGACCACATGGAAGACGCGCTGCTGTATGAGCGCGACGATCGTCTAATCGCCACTCTCGACTTCTTTTATACGCCAGATAGCGACATCGTCACCGCTATCTCCAGCATTTCAGATGCATCGGATCAGCCGCTGGTCGTCCAGACTGAAGCGGCCCTGATACTAACCGGAACGCTGAGGGGCGGCGGTGAAGAGATCGATACATCGCTGGAATTGCACGATATGAGCAGGGCGATCTGGAGGCCAAACCTGATCGAGGGCGCCTACTCCACGAACGTGCCGGGCATCATCCTCTCCGAAAAAGCGGCAAAGGATCTGGGCGTAAGTGTAGGTGACACAGTCACGCTGGAACACCCACAACGCCAGGGACTGCTGGCTTTCCGGCTGGTGGAAAGCAGCCTGCTGGTGATGGGCATCCATGATAATCCGGTACGCGCGTTGAGCTACATGGATTTGAGCAGCGCCGGATTGATGGGCCTCGACGGGGTAACCAATCTGCTGGTGCTACAGCCAGCGGCAGGCGTAGCCAGCGACGACATCAAGTTTGCGCTGCTGGCTCAGCCGGGAGTGGCATCGGTGATGCGGATCGCGGACATCACCGATGCGGTTGACGATGCGCTGCAAATCTTCGTCCAGATTCTGGCGGTGGTGCAGATCGTGGTGCTGGTGATGGCTTTCCTGATCGCATTCAACTCGACCAGCATCAACGTCGATGAGCGCGTGCGCGAGATCGCAACGATGTTTGCCTTTGGCCTGCCAGTGCGCACCGTCACCCGTATGCAGATGGTGGAGAATTTGATCATCGGTGTGGTTGGTACACTGCTTGGCGTAGTCCTCGGCTGGGTGACCCTCAATGCGCTGTTGGTAGCACGCGTGGAAGACCAATTGAGTGATTTTAAGTTTGTTGTGACCCTGTCACCGACCACACTCGCCGTTTCCCTGATATTGGGGATCGTCGTGGTGACGCTGACCCCACTCCTGAGCATCCGCCACATGAGGCGCATGGACATTCCCTCAACGCTGCGCGTGATGGAATAG
- a CDS encoding ABC transporter ATP-binding protein, translated as MIRLENVSKRYWMGDAQVVALEDVSLEVAKGEFIVVLGPSGSGKTTLLNIIGALDLPTDGQIIVNGGSLSLSQRADRFKFRRKTVSFIFQTFNLFPSLTAQENVQFVLDMANEPHAQQKAAQVLADVGLGDRVNHFPHQLSGGEQQRVAIARALATGNPVLLADEPTGELDFRTGIQILDLLQQQAAAGKTVLVVTHNREISRIADRVIELSCGRIVSDGAPRIGKATLSELQW; from the coding sequence ATGATCCGGCTAGAGAATGTGTCTAAGCGTTACTGGATGGGCGATGCACAGGTAGTGGCGCTTGAAGATGTCAGCCTCGAGGTCGCCAAGGGTGAGTTCATCGTCGTGCTGGGACCTTCAGGCAGCGGAAAAACAACTCTGCTCAATATCATAGGAGCGCTAGACTTGCCCACCGATGGCCAGATCATCGTGAACGGCGGAAGCTTGTCGCTCTCACAGCGAGCTGACCGATTCAAGTTCCGGCGTAAGACAGTGAGTTTTATTTTCCAGACATTCAACCTGTTCCCCAGCCTGACCGCCCAGGAAAACGTGCAGTTCGTGCTGGACATGGCCAACGAGCCGCATGCGCAACAGAAGGCAGCGCAAGTCCTGGCTGATGTGGGTTTGGGAGATCGGGTGAATCACTTCCCTCACCAGTTGTCCGGCGGCGAACAGCAGCGCGTCGCAATTGCTCGTGCATTGGCCACCGGCAACCCTGTATTGCTGGCCGATGAGCCAACCGGTGAGCTGGATTTCAGGACCGGGATCCAGATCCTCGACCTTCTTCAGCAGCAAGCTGCCGCCGGAAAGACGGTGTTGGTGGTGACCCACAATCGCGAGATCTCGCGCATAGCAGACCGAGTGATCGAGTTGAGCTGTGGCCGGATCGTCAGCGATGGCGCGCCGCGTATCGGTAAAGCCACTTTGTCTGAATTGCAGTGGTAA
- a CDS encoding FAD:protein FMN transferase codes for METYVISFRAMGSQINVWLESAEDGPAILQVVPDWVEAIEAALSRFRLESELSRLNQRVGKWTDVSELMQANLSEALRAARATDGLVTPFVWSALVAAGYDRSFEAMQEATNIGTPSPLSYWQAVQLDAETRQVWLPDRIDLGGTAKGWTAQTIAHRLAVHGACLVDLGGDIVGSGGPWRVDLHDPFHPSTPFVSLTLRDRAVATSGTDYRRWGVNQHHIIDPRTGAPALTDLVSVTVIHHDAVLAEAFAKAVLIQGAVAGLNWLAQQEGAIGLAFKHDGSVMATENFSAYIQTPINEGA; via the coding sequence ATGGAAACCTACGTTATTTCATTCCGGGCGATGGGGAGCCAGATTAACGTCTGGCTGGAGTCTGCTGAGGATGGACCGGCCATCCTGCAAGTAGTCCCCGACTGGGTAGAAGCGATCGAGGCAGCGCTTTCTCGCTTTCGCCTTGAAAGTGAGTTGAGCCGCCTTAATCAGCGCGTCGGGAAATGGACAGATGTCAGCGAACTCATGCAAGCCAATCTGTCCGAGGCGCTGCGCGCTGCGCGTGCGACAGATGGACTAGTGACGCCGTTCGTGTGGTCTGCGCTGGTCGCGGCAGGGTACGACCGCAGCTTTGAAGCGATGCAAGAGGCCACCAACATCGGCACCCCTTCTCCACTCAGCTATTGGCAAGCCGTTCAACTGGACGCGGAAACGCGGCAGGTGTGGTTACCCGACCGTATCGATCTTGGAGGGACGGCAAAAGGCTGGACGGCACAGACCATCGCACATCGTCTCGCCGTTCATGGAGCGTGCCTGGTCGACCTGGGTGGCGACATCGTGGGATCTGGCGGGCCATGGCGGGTCGATTTACACGATCCTTTCCACCCGTCGACGCCTTTCGTCTCACTCACCTTACGGGACCGGGCTGTAGCAACCAGCGGCACGGATTACCGTCGTTGGGGAGTCAATCAACATCACATCATCGACCCGCGCACGGGCGCGCCTGCGCTGACCGATCTCGTCAGCGTCACCGTGATTCACCACGATGCCGTCCTGGCGGAAGCCTTCGCCAAAGCGGTGCTGATCCAGGGTGCCGTCGCTGGACTGAACTGGCTCGCCCAGCAAGAGGGTGCCATCGGTTTGGCTTTCAAACACGATGGCAGTGTTATGGCGACCGAAAACTTCTCAGCATACATCCAGACCCCTATCAATGAAGGAGCATAA
- a CDS encoding SH3 domain-containing protein, with product MKRFLLPISIIAVALLLPLAVHAQSGNDLIVLDDSTPGIDVVINPNPGTTGVVAIETQNASVTVTDAVGNVVFETADPAIKGIEFSFAPNAGTHTLTVERLPGAIQAYARIVSLPEMTALNGVPQLISSSSLAVAQEADFPLNASTPSSTVDFTIPEASAATITANFPGAPVTAQLVATEENRTLATLSGSLIDGVRMKIDSGAYELVLLNNNTTRETVANVSVLPAPATDFDSLVVEAEAAATTTIADTSPATPNNNGLAAACTITISTSSANLRSGPGTGYSVLDYAFRGENLVVGGVNPESGWLLVGTDTGSGWIRNDLGSLDGSCENLPPYDVPYMEASAPQVAIQQSQVPVYRDDSDDDYEEQHEQEYEDQREGNYSGEDDDHAEREDD from the coding sequence ATGAAACGCTTTCTCCTGCCGATATCCATCATCGCAGTTGCTCTGCTGCTACCGCTGGCCGTGCACGCGCAGTCGGGCAACGATCTCATCGTCCTCGACGACTCCACTCCCGGCATCGATGTCGTCATCAATCCCAATCCCGGTACGACAGGCGTCGTCGCAATCGAAACCCAAAATGCGTCCGTCACCGTAACGGATGCGGTCGGAAATGTGGTCTTTGAAACTGCTGATCCCGCTATCAAGGGCATTGAGTTCAGCTTCGCGCCGAACGCGGGGACCCATACACTGACAGTTGAACGGTTGCCCGGCGCAATCCAAGCCTACGCGCGCATCGTTTCGCTGCCTGAAATGACGGCGCTCAACGGTGTGCCTCAACTGATCAGCAGTTCCTCACTGGCCGTCGCACAGGAAGCCGACTTTCCGCTGAATGCCAGCACGCCCTCTTCAACAGTAGACTTCACCATTCCTGAGGCCAGTGCAGCTACGATTACCGCTAACTTCCCCGGCGCACCCGTGACGGCGCAGTTGGTAGCGACGGAGGAAAACCGCACGCTAGCCACACTCTCCGGCAGCCTGATCGATGGTGTACGCATGAAGATCGATTCGGGGGCTTACGAGCTGGTGCTGTTGAACAATAACACCACGCGCGAAACGGTCGCAAACGTCAGTGTGCTTCCCGCTCCCGCCACGGACTTTGATTCGCTGGTCGTCGAGGCCGAAGCAGCCGCTACAACCACCATAGCCGATACGTCTCCGGCGACTCCCAACAACAACGGTTTGGCGGCGGCCTGTACCATTACCATCTCAACCAGTTCGGCTAATCTGCGCAGCGGACCCGGTACGGGCTACAGTGTGCTCGATTACGCTTTTCGTGGTGAAAACCTGGTCGTCGGTGGCGTGAACCCTGAAAGCGGTTGGCTGTTGGTTGGCACAGATACCGGCTCAGGCTGGATCAGGAATGACCTCGGTTCGCTGGACGGTAGCTGCGAGAACCTGCCACCTTACGATGTTCCCTATATGGAAGCCAGCGCGCCACAGGTCGCCATTCAGCAGTCGCAGGTTCCCGTCTATCGCGACGATAGTGATGATGACTACGAGGAACAACACGAGCAAGAATACGAAGACCAGAGAGAGGGAAACTACTCAGGCGAGGATGACGACCACGCGGAACGCGAAGACGATTGA